In the Parashewanella tropica genome, CTTTGGGTTGTGACATGCTATAAACCACTTCATAGCTTTGAGTACCTGGTGTCACTTGCGTGGCAAACTCTTTTAGCGAAACAGGGAAAGACTGACCAGAAAAGTTAACGGTTGCTTTAATTGCCTTATATCGCTCATTGCTGATGTAGTTTGCAACAATCAGCTCAGGAATTTGAACCGCTAAATCCACAGTATCATTTTTTTGTAAAGTCAAAATGGCTTGATTCGCACCAACCACTTGGTAGTTATGGATGTTGACCTTAGCAACGATGCCATCAAAAGGTGCGTATAAATTTGTGTAGCTGAGCTGGTCTTTCGATGAAGCCAGTGCGGCTTTGGCTGATTTTAACTTTGCTTGAGCAACGTCAAACTCAGCTTTCGATATCAGTTTCTTGGTTAGTAGTTTTTGTTTACGCTTAAAATCTACTGAAGCCAATTCATAATCAGCTTCGCGATTTTTTAAGGTGTTCTTAGCATCTTTCTGCTCAAGCTTCGCTAATAACTGCCCTTTTTTGACCTTTACCCCCTGAAACGGTGGCCTTTGTTCAAGAACCCCTGC is a window encoding:
- a CDS encoding efflux RND transporter periplasmic adaptor subunit — translated: MKSALNAVLILTATAWLTACGNEEQTVTEQHVVQPVKLYTIPSSKQLTQRNFPAKVTANLEADLSFRIAGVLEQRPPFQGVKVKKGQLLAKLEQKDAKNTLKNREADYELASVDFKRKQKLLTKKLISKAEFDVAQAKLKSAKAALASSKDQLSYTNLYAPFDGIVAKVNIHNYQVVGANQAILTLQKNDTVDLAVQIPELIVANYISNERYKAIKATVNFSGQSFPVSLKEFATQVTPGTQSYEVVYSMSQPKDITLLPGMTAEITFALPSDQANKIHPIVPLTSIVNTDESGNSAVWVFTDGKVALRKVVLGNIKKNGIEVISGVSANEQIVTAGVNELTEGQNVKPLKWERGV